The following are encoded in a window of Candidatus Woesearchaeota archaeon genomic DNA:
- a CDS encoding homocitrate synthase: MPKIYIIDVTNRDGVQTSRICLSKLQKTMINLYLNEMGVFQSEFGFPITHHETNYLNANLELAKAGILSPIRLSGWIRAIEEDVKLAFKLVPKIQHLNLSISTSDQMILHKFKGKLDRGSIIKEMTNAAKMAKKLGAKTVGVNAEDASRTNMDYLLSFALAAKEAGADRFRYCDTLGFDSPFTIYERIKKLAEAIKIPIEIHCHNDLGMAAANSAAGAMAANDAGVDAYVNTCVNGIGERAGNADLISVILALKYGSGLMGRYILDERINLKVAWKLCKYASYAFGVPIPINQPGIGANAFAHESGIHADGALKDRRNYELYDFEALGRGEPEIIETGREITVGEYSGIKGFRNVYDKLEITFKDDAEAANILELARYANVHNQKPLVEEELRFIANHPDIARKIMIVSPPKQ, from the coding sequence ATGCCCAAAATCTATATAATTGACGTAACCAACAGGGATGGAGTGCAAACTTCAAGAATATGCCTGTCAAAGCTGCAAAAAACCATGATTAACCTTTATCTGAATGAGATGGGCGTATTTCAAAGCGAGTTTGGATTTCCCATAACGCATCACGAAACAAATTACCTCAACGCCAATTTGGAATTGGCCAAAGCAGGCATTTTATCCCCAATTCGCCTTAGCGGCTGGATCAGGGCAATTGAAGAGGACGTAAAATTAGCATTCAAATTGGTTCCCAAGATACAGCATCTTAATCTTTCAATCTCAACTTCAGACCAAATGATACTGCATAAATTCAAGGGAAAATTAGATCGCGGCTCAATAATAAAAGAAATGACGAATGCAGCAAAAATGGCCAAAAAGTTAGGCGCGAAAACTGTCGGGGTTAATGCTGAAGATGCGTCGCGGACAAATATGGATTACCTTCTTTCTTTTGCTTTGGCAGCGAAAGAAGCAGGGGCGGATAGATTTCGATATTGCGATACATTGGGGTTTGACAGCCCTTTTACAATATACGAACGAATTAAGAAACTCGCTGAAGCCATAAAAATACCCATTGAAATCCATTGCCACAATGATTTAGGGATGGCAGCGGCAAATTCCGCAGCAGGGGCAATGGCGGCAAACGATGCAGGCGTTGATGCTTATGTAAATACCTGCGTAAATGGAATAGGGGAACGGGCAGGCAATGCAGATTTGATATCCGTTATATTGGCGCTGAAATATGGAAGCGGGCTAATGGGCAGATATATTCTGGATGAAAGGATTAATCTAAAAGTTGCTTGGAAGCTCTGCAAATATGCTTCTTATGCCTTTGGTGTGCCTATACCTATAAATCAGCCAGGCATAGGTGCGAATGCCTTTGCTCACGAATCAGGCATTCATGCAGATGGCGCTTTAAAAGACAGGCGTAATTATGAGCTCTATGACTTTGAAGCATTAGGTAGAGGCGAACCAGAGATCATTGAAACAGGAAGGGAGATTACTGTAGGCGAATATTCGGGAATAAAGGGGTTCAGAAACGTTTATGATAAATTAGAGATTACTTTTAAAGATGATGCAGAAGCAGCTAATATCTTGGAATTAGCAAGATATGCCAATGTGCATAACCAGAAGCCTCTGGTGGAAGAAGAGCTCAGGTTTATTGCCAACCACCCAGATATTGCTCGGAAAATCATGATCGTGTCGCCGCCAAAGCAATAA
- a CDS encoding pyridoxal phosphate-dependent aminotransferase encodes MLAKRALNIAPSATLAIDAKAKQLKKNGEDIVVFGAGQPDFPTPDNIKHAAIKAINDNFTGYTPSGGIIELKQAVAAKLKRDNNLTYDPSEILISCGGKHTLYNIMQVLLNKGDKVILPTPYWVSYEEQIKLAEAKPVFVKTDKRFKITADRISKKINKKTKLIILTSPSNPTGAVIDEEELVKIADLAVKNNIYVISDEVYEFFIYDWKKQFSIASLNDQIKALTITVNAVSKTYSMTGWRIGYCAGPKEIINAMDSLQSHTTSNPTSVAQKAALEALNGPQDSVKIMVEEFDKRRKYMTERLNQIKGISCNLPEGAFYCFPDISKTKLSSLDFSNRLLDEAKVAVVPGIAFGSDRHVRLSYATSMDDIKKGMDRIGEFIDKICQEPPIRNG; translated from the coding sequence ATGCTGGCAAAACGCGCACTAAACATTGCGCCATCTGCAACTTTGGCAATAGACGCAAAGGCAAAGCAGCTCAAAAAGAATGGCGAGGACATAGTTGTTTTCGGAGCTGGGCAGCCGGATTTTCCCACTCCCGACAATATAAAACATGCTGCAATAAAGGCAATAAATGATAATTTTACAGGCTACACTCCTTCCGGCGGGATAATTGAATTAAAGCAGGCAGTTGCTGCAAAATTGAAAAGGGACAATAATTTAACTTATGATCCTTCTGAAATACTGATAAGCTGCGGCGGAAAGCACACATTATATAATATTATGCAAGTTCTATTAAACAAGGGCGATAAAGTAATTCTTCCGACTCCTTATTGGGTGAGCTATGAAGAGCAGATTAAACTGGCAGAGGCAAAGCCTGTTTTTGTGAAAACAGATAAAAGATTTAAGATAACAGCTGACAGAATATCCAAAAAGATAAATAAAAAAACAAAATTAATCATTTTAACCTCCCCAAGCAACCCGACAGGAGCAGTAATTGACGAGGAAGAATTAGTTAAGATTGCAGATTTAGCTGTAAAAAATAACATTTATGTGATCTCAGATGAGGTTTATGAATTTTTTATTTATGACTGGAAAAAGCAGTTTTCAATAGCATCCTTGAATGATCAAATAAAAGCTCTTACAATAACTGTCAATGCTGTTTCAAAAACTTATTCAATGACAGGCTGGCGGATAGGCTATTGCGCAGGGCCAAAAGAAATAATAAATGCAATGGACAGTCTACAGAGCCATACAACATCAAACCCGACATCAGTTGCGCAGAAAGCAGCGTTAGAAGCTTTGAATGGGCCGCAGGATTCAGTTAAAATTATGGTTGAAGAATTCGATAAAAGAAGAAAGTACATGACTGAAAGATTGAACCAGATAAAAGGGATCAGCTGCAACCTTCCTGAAGGCGCTTTTTATTGCTTCCCGGACATAAGCAAAACAAAGTTAAGCTCGCTGGACTTTTCAAACAGATTGCTGGATGAAGCAAAGGTTGCTGTTGTGCCAGGAATTGCATTTGGATCAGACAGGCACGTAAGGCTGAGCTATGCAACTTCAATGGATGATATAAAGAAAGGAATGGACAGGATAGGAGAATTCATTGACAAGATCTGTCAAGAACCACCAATCAGAAATGGGTGA
- a CDS encoding CBS domain-containing protein, producing MPELEEIKILRRKLGITQSDLAKLANVSQSFIAKLEARLIEPSYTKTKKLFEVLASFKEEKEPKAEQLMIKKIISLKPNDKVDSAIKLMRKHAISQVPVVERSNVVGIISEATIINNIGKDIASNGRDSADNIQKFINDACQRSAEALSDHSCC from the coding sequence ATGCCTGAATTAGAAGAAATCAAAATATTAAGAAGGAAGCTCGGGATAACGCAGTCAGACCTTGCTAAATTAGCTAATGTTTCGCAGAGCTTTATTGCAAAGCTTGAAGCAAGATTAATAGAGCCGTCTTACACAAAAACAAAGAAGCTTTTTGAAGTTCTGGCTTCTTTTAAAGAGGAAAAAGAGCCAAAGGCAGAGCAGCTCATGATCAAAAAGATAATTTCCCTAAAGCCGAATGACAAGGTTGACAGCGCAATAAAACTGATGAGGAAGCATGCTATATCGCAGGTTCCTGTAGTTGAAAGAAGCAATGTTGTTGGCATCATATCTGAAGCGACAATAATAAACAACATAGGCAAGGACATCGCATCGAATGGAAGAGACTCCGCCGATAATATCCAAAAATTCATCAATGACGCTTGTCAGCGATCTGCTGAAGCACTATCCGATCATTCTTGTTGCTGA
- the argC gene encoding N-acetyl-gamma-glutamyl-phosphate reductase (catalyzes the reduction of N-acetyl-5-glutamyl phosphate to N-acetyl-L-glutamate 5-semialdehyde in arginine biosynthesis and the reduction of N-acetyl-gamma-aminoadipyl-phosphate to N-acetyl-L-aminoadipate-semialdehyde in lysine biosynthesis; involved in both the arginine and lysine biosynthetic pathways; lysine is produced via the AAA pathway, lysine from alpha-aminoadipate), whose translation MKVGIIGHTGKLGKPLVQILNKHPYAEIVYTESRKEGSTGSLSDAEIVFLALPYGKSGNYLPKLNGKKLIDLSIDHRLDDGWVYGLPELNKSKIKAAQKVANPGCYATSIILALAPIKEKISNVHIASTSGISGAGLEVQEEDNFKIYKEGNAHLQIAEIEKALGLENALFVPQRIDTAYRGIVSTIFCNHEEFGNLIKEYNQFYSKSHFIRIADEIETKNVNGTNFCDIKPRAYNNKIIIISALDNLIKGGAGQAVQNFNMMHGLDETTGLL comes from the coding sequence GTGAAAGTCGGAATAATCGGCCATACTGGAAAGCTCGGAAAGCCATTAGTTCAGATTTTGAATAAGCATCCTTATGCAGAAATAGTTTATACGGAGAGCAGGAAAGAAGGCAGCACAGGAAGCTTGTCAGATGCGGAGATCGTTTTTCTCGCATTGCCTTACGGGAAAAGCGGAAATTATCTGCCTAAACTAAATGGAAAAAAGCTGATAGACCTTAGCATTGACCACAGGCTTGATGATGGTTGGGTTTATGGCCTGCCTGAATTGAACAAGAGTAAGATAAAAGCTGCGCAAAAGGTTGCGAATCCAGGCTGCTACGCAACTTCAATCATACTGGCATTAGCTCCTATAAAAGAAAAAATCTCTAATGTTCATATAGCCTCAACAAGCGGAATTTCTGGAGCCGGGCTTGAAGTGCAGGAAGAAGACAATTTCAAAATATATAAAGAAGGCAATGCGCATCTACAGATTGCTGAGATTGAAAAAGCATTGGGCCTGGAAAATGCATTATTCGTGCCGCAGAGAATAGACACCGCATATAGAGGAATAGTTTCAACTATTTTTTGCAATCATGAAGAATTTGGAAATTTGATTAAAGAATACAATCAGTTTTACAGCAAAAGCCATTTTATAAGGATAGCTGATGAAATTGAGACAAAGAATGTGAATGGAACTAATTTCTGCGATATAAAACCTCGTGCATACAATAACAAGATCATTATTATTTCCGCATTAGACAACCTGATCAAAGGAGGAGCAGGCCAGGCAGTGCAGAATTTCAACATGATGCACGGCCTTGACGAAACAACCGGGCTTTTATGA
- a CDS encoding methionine adenosyltransferase, with amino-acid sequence MAKTYFVTSESVTEGHPDKIADQISDAIVDNLFAQDPMSRVAVETMTTTGLVMCAGEVTTRGYADVQKIVRSTLKDIGYTDPQFGIDFEDAGVLVSIHGQSANISQGVTEAAGHEQGAGDQGMMYGFACNETPELMPLPIILAHKLTRRMAEARKKGEIKHIGPDGKSQVSVEYEDGKPKRIDAIVIAQQHKKDISEDDLKREILEKVVKPVCSYMMDAKTKIHINATGAFVIGGPEGDTGVTGRKIIVDSYGGVGRHGGGCFSGKDPTKVDRSGAYVCRYVAKNIVAAGLADKCEVAVSYAIGVAEPTSVNVDCFSTNKIPEEKINEFVRKHFNLKPRGIIDSLKLRNPIYRETANYGHFGREPAVKDVKIDINGRTTVFENIEFFTWEKTDKAEILKKEAGL; translated from the coding sequence ATGGCAAAAACATATTTTGTAACAAGCGAAAGCGTGACAGAGGGCCACCCAGATAAAATCGCAGATCAAATAAGCGACGCAATAGTCGACAACCTGTTTGCGCAGGACCCGATGTCAAGAGTGGCAGTTGAAACAATGACAACTACAGGATTGGTGATGTGCGCTGGCGAAGTCACAACAAGGGGATATGCGGATGTGCAGAAGATTGTAAGAAGCACATTGAAGGATATTGGATACACAGACCCTCAGTTTGGAATTGATTTTGAAGATGCAGGCGTATTGGTTTCAATCCATGGGCAGAGCGCGAATATTTCTCAGGGTGTAACAGAGGCAGCAGGCCATGAGCAGGGAGCAGGCGATCAGGGAATGATGTATGGATTTGCATGCAATGAAACACCTGAACTGATGCCTCTGCCGATAATTCTGGCTCATAAGCTTACAAGAAGAATGGCTGAAGCAAGGAAAAAGGGCGAGATAAAGCACATAGGGCCAGACGGTAAATCGCAGGTAAGTGTTGAATATGAAGATGGAAAGCCAAAAAGAATAGACGCAATTGTTATTGCGCAGCAGCATAAAAAAGACATTTCAGAGGATGATCTGAAGAGGGAAATCCTCGAAAAAGTAGTAAAGCCTGTATGCAGCTATATGATGGACGCCAAAACAAAAATCCATATCAATGCAACAGGCGCATTCGTGATTGGAGGCCCTGAAGGCGATACAGGAGTTACAGGAAGAAAGATCATTGTTGATTCTTACGGCGGAGTTGGAAGGCATGGAGGAGGCTGCTTCTCCGGTAAAGATCCAACAAAAGTTGACAGAAGCGGAGCTTATGTCTGCAGGTATGTTGCAAAGAACATTGTTGCAGCAGGCTTAGCTGACAAGTGCGAAGTAGCTGTAAGCTATGCAATAGGAGTTGCAGAGCCCACTTCTGTGAATGTTGACTGCTTTAGCACAAACAAGATTCCTGAAGAAAAAATAAATGAGTTTGTAAGGAAGCATTTTAACTTAAAGCCTAGAGGCATAATTGACAGCTTAAAGCTGAGAAACCCGATCTACAGGGAAACAGCGAATTACGGCCATTTCGGAAGAGAACCTGCTGTGAAGGATGTGAAGATTGACATCAATGGAAGAACAACTGTGTTTGAGAACATTGAGTTCTTCACATGGGAGAAAACTGACAAGGCTGAGATATTGAAGAAAGAGGCTGGACTGTAG
- a CDS encoding nucleotidyltransferase produces the protein MISITGQNELFNLLGAKLDEKAECLAIGGSAMMFYGAKTETKDVDLVFLNKKPFDSVKNALFELGFDEKKNVKIIFPHYEIAKNKPVMMEGRDTRFDLFLNEVISLKISDSISSRVKEAHEFGNLIVKIISPEDIIMLKCATEREKDRNDAASLIEKFNIDWNVIIEESIHQTEIGDYIFPVYLFDFLYELKNDFKVEIPEDVIRKTMKIGEKMMEERIKAGNIVKVEDFTKKEKIK, from the coding sequence ATGATCAGCATAACTGGGCAAAACGAATTATTCAATCTTCTGGGAGCAAAGCTGGATGAAAAAGCAGAATGTCTGGCTATTGGCGGCTCTGCAATGATGTTTTACGGAGCAAAAACAGAAACAAAAGATGTAGATTTGGTTTTTTTAAATAAAAAACCATTTGATTCAGTAAAAAATGCGCTGTTTGAGCTTGGCTTTGATGAAAAAAAGAATGTAAAAATCATATTCCCTCATTACGAAATTGCCAAGAACAAGCCAGTGATGATGGAAGGCAGAGATACAAGATTTGATTTGTTTCTGAACGAAGTTATAAGCTTAAAAATATCTGATTCAATATCAAGCAGAGTCAAAGAAGCCCATGAATTTGGCAATTTAATTGTAAAAATAATTTCGCCTGAAGACATAATAATGCTCAAATGCGCAACTGAAAGGGAGAAAGACAGGAATGATGCTGCATCATTAATAGAAAAGTTCAATATCGATTGGAATGTCATAATAGAGGAAAGCATACACCAGACCGAAATAGGAGATTACATTTTCCCGGTTTATTTGTTTGATTTTTTATATGAATTAAAGAATGACTTCAAAGTCGAAATTCCTGAAGACGTTATCAGGAAAACCATGAAGATCGGAGAAAAGATGATGGAAGAAAGGATAAAAGCAGGCAATATAGTTAAAGTTGAAGACTTTACAAAAAAAGAAAAAATAAAATAA
- the carA gene encoding glutamine-hydrolyzing carbamoyl-phosphate synthase small subunit — protein sequence MQSKGAEIKLVLEDGSVFQGFSFGSEKSASGEVVFNTGMVGYPETLTDPSYKGQILALTYPLIGNYGVPGNEKEDNILKYFESDKIQISGLIVSNYSENYSHWNAKRSLSDWLKEHNIPAIQGIDTRELTKKLREKGTMLGKIVYDDENIELEDPNKRNLAAEASIEEPIIYEKGKTKVVVIDCGVKNNIIRSLLKRNITVIRVPWDYDFLKLEFDALLISNGPGDPKTAKETIVNVKKALESNIPTFGICLGNQILALAAGGDTYKLKYGHRSQNQPCLEIGTKRCFITSQNHGYAVDIKSLPNEWTPWFVNVNDNTNEGIKHSTKPFISIQFHPEATPGPVDTGFLFDKFLEMLK from the coding sequence ATGCAATCAAAAGGGGCGGAAATAAAGCTTGTTCTTGAAGATGGCTCTGTTTTCCAGGGATTTTCATTCGGATCTGAAAAAAGCGCTTCGGGAGAGGTTGTCTTTAACACGGGAATGGTCGGATATCCTGAAACTCTGACTGATCCTTCCTACAAAGGCCAGATATTAGCCCTTACATACCCTCTGATCGGCAATTACGGCGTTCCTGGAAATGAAAAAGAAGACAATATCTTAAAATATTTTGAATCTGATAAAATACAGATTTCCGGCTTGATTGTCTCGAATTACAGCGAAAACTATTCTCATTGGAATGCGAAAAGATCGCTTTCAGACTGGCTGAAGGAGCACAATATTCCTGCGATTCAGGGTATTGACACAAGGGAATTGACAAAAAAATTAAGGGAAAAGGGAACAATGCTCGGCAAGATAGTTTATGATGATGAAAACATTGAGCTTGAAGACCCGAATAAAAGAAATTTGGCTGCAGAAGCAAGCATTGAAGAGCCAATTATTTATGAAAAAGGAAAAACAAAAGTTGTTGTTATAGACTGCGGAGTTAAGAATAACATTATAAGAAGCCTTCTGAAAAGAAACATCACCGTAATCAGAGTCCCATGGGATTATGATTTTTTAAAGCTTGAATTTGATGCCTTGCTAATTTCTAATGGGCCTGGCGACCCTAAAACAGCAAAAGAAACCATCGTCAATGTAAAAAAAGCATTGGAAAGCAATATTCCGACATTCGGCATCTGCTTAGGAAATCAGATTTTGGCTTTGGCAGCGGGCGGAGACACTTATAAGCTGAAATACGGGCATAGATCGCAGAATCAGCCATGCCTGGAAATAGGAACAAAAAGGTGCTTCATAACTTCGCAGAATCACGGCTATGCAGTTGACATTAAAAGCCTGCCAAATGAATGGACGCCATGGTTTGTCAATGTGAATGACAATACGAATGAAGGGATAAAACATTCAACCAAGCCATTCATTTCAATTCAATTCCATCCAGAGGCAACGCCAGGACCTGTTGATACTGGATTTTTATTTGACAAGTTTTTGGAGATGCTGAAATGA
- a CDS encoding NUDIX domain-containing protein, whose amino-acid sequence MKEYMAVVDENDRVMSKKTRNEIVVKNLLHRGIAVFVFNSKGEIFVHKRNRNKKYYPGYYDAIVGGGLKHGETYNKGAKREVREEIGAKDIKLQFLFKNRFKNNIDNHIANVYKIVYDGKIKLQKSEIEWGKFMAINELKELMKKKKFAPDLIKIFRRYMREFHND is encoded by the coding sequence ATGAAAGAATATATGGCGGTTGTTGATGAAAATGACCGAGTAATGAGTAAAAAGACCAGAAACGAGATCGTGGTTAAAAATCTTCTCCACAGAGGCATTGCCGTATTTGTTTTTAATTCAAAAGGAGAAATCTTTGTTCATAAAAGGAACAGGAATAAAAAATATTATCCCGGCTACTATGATGCGATTGTTGGAGGAGGCCTTAAGCATGGCGAAACATACAATAAGGGAGCGAAGAGAGAAGTAAGGGAAGAAATAGGAGCCAAAGATATAAAGCTGCAGTTTCTTTTTAAAAATAGGTTTAAAAATAATATTGACAATCATATTGCCAACGTCTATAAGATAGTTTATGACGGAAAAATAAAGCTGCAGAAAAGTGAAATCGAATGGGGAAAATTCATGGCAATAAACGAGCTTAAAGAGCTGATGAAAAAAAAGAAATTTGCTCCGGATTTGATAAAAATATTCCGCAGATACATGAGGGAATTTCATAATGATTAA
- the carB gene encoding carbamoyl-phosphate synthase (glutamine-hydrolyzing) large subunit, whose translation MIKPNKVLILGSGAIRIGQAGEFDYSGSQCIKALKEEGIKTVLVNPNIATIQTSENLADKIYFLPIDEYFVEKIIEKEQPDGILLGFGGQTALNVGVELYDKGILKKYGVKVLGTPVDAIKNTEDRELFVGKILEAGLKVPRSAAASNVDEALSAAKKIGYPVMIRIAYALGGLGSGVSYSEEELAERAKKAFSFTKQILVEEYLEGWKEVEYEVVRDQYDNCITVCNMENFDPMGIHTGESIVVAPSQTLTNSEYHLLRDVSIKVIRHLGIVGECNIQYALDSNSEEYRIIEVNARLSRSSALASKATGYPLAFIAAKLALGYSLTELQNMITKKTMACFEPALDYIVVKIPRWDLQKFKMVKKEIGTEMKSVGEIMAIGRNFEETLQKAIRMLGIGMEGLVANEIELNNLDKELKNPTDQRVFATAEAIKKDYSIDKIHDLSKIDKWFLYKIKNIVEIEKELIKCKLENLDASLLKEAKQKGFSDKQIAILTKSDELSARKLRKKHGIIPYVKQIDTLAAEYPAKTNYLYLTYNSNEDDIDFNEENQVIVLGSGAYRIGSSVEFDWCCVNAVLTLRNLKYNTIMINYNPETVSTDYDICDKLYFDELSFERVLDIYEKEAPLGVIISMGGQIPNNLALKCHNVGVKILGTSPISIDNSEDRHKFSKLLDALSIDQPEWNELTSLTDAKAFARKASYPVLVRPSYVLSGAAMSVVLNENELEEYLKKASAVNKEHPVVISKFITDAKEIEIDAVANNGELFCYAISEHVENAGVHSGDATIVLPPQRTYLETMRRIKIITRKIAESLKITGPFNIQFIAKDNDVKVIECNLRASRSFPFVSKVFKINFIDIATKLMMGKNVPKIDRSAFDLDYVGVKAPMFSFTRLKGSDPVLGVEMASTGEVACLGDDFNEAFLKSLISVGFKLPKKNILLSTGPIHAKSELLESKKILAKMGFNFYATEGTAEFMKSNGLNAEVLHWPLEKKEPNTLSYIADGKIDLVINIPKSIEKEELDNDYLIRRKAVDFDVPLITNLQIAKRLVEAMSRTKVEELKIKGWDEYN comes from the coding sequence ATGATTAAGCCAAACAAAGTTTTAATATTGGGATCGGGAGCAATCAGAATAGGGCAGGCCGGAGAATTTGATTATTCGGGGAGTCAATGCATAAAGGCATTAAAGGAAGAAGGGATCAAAACAGTTCTTGTCAATCCAAACATTGCGACAATACAGACATCTGAAAATCTTGCAGACAAGATATATTTCCTTCCCATAGATGAGTACTTTGTTGAAAAAATAATAGAAAAAGAACAGCCAGATGGAATCCTGCTCGGCTTTGGAGGCCAAACTGCATTAAATGTCGGAGTTGAGCTCTATGACAAAGGCATTCTGAAGAAATATGGAGTGAAAGTTTTAGGAACACCGGTAGATGCAATAAAGAATACAGAAGACAGGGAATTGTTTGTTGGGAAAATATTGGAAGCAGGGCTTAAAGTGCCGAGAAGCGCGGCTGCCAGCAACGTAGATGAAGCATTAAGCGCAGCAAAGAAAATCGGCTATCCTGTAATGATAAGAATTGCATATGCTTTGGGCGGCTTGGGATCAGGAGTTTCTTACAGCGAAGAAGAGCTGGCAGAAAGGGCAAAAAAGGCATTTTCCTTTACAAAGCAAATTCTAGTGGAAGAATACCTTGAAGGGTGGAAAGAAGTCGAGTATGAAGTTGTGAGAGACCAATATGATAACTGCATTACAGTCTGCAACATGGAGAATTTTGATCCCATGGGGATCCATACAGGAGAAAGCATTGTTGTCGCTCCATCGCAGACATTGACAAATTCAGAATATCATTTATTAAGAGATGTGTCAATAAAAGTCATAAGGCACCTTGGCATAGTTGGGGAATGCAACATACAGTATGCTCTAGACTCTAATTCCGAAGAATACAGAATAATTGAGGTCAATGCGAGGCTTTCAAGAAGCTCTGCGCTTGCTTCAAAAGCAACAGGCTATCCATTGGCTTTTATCGCAGCCAAATTAGCATTAGGCTATTCCCTTACAGAACTGCAGAACATGATAACCAAAAAAACAATGGCATGCTTTGAGCCTGCGCTCGATTATATTGTTGTCAAAATACCGAGATGGGATCTCCAAAAATTCAAAATGGTCAAGAAAGAAATAGGCACTGAAATGAAATCAGTTGGCGAGATCATGGCAATTGGCAGGAACTTTGAGGAAACGCTGCAGAAAGCAATCAGGATGCTGGGCATTGGAATGGAAGGCCTAGTTGCGAATGAGATAGAGCTGAACAATCTGGATAAAGAGCTTAAGAACCCGACTGACCAGAGAGTTTTTGCAACAGCAGAAGCAATTAAAAAAGATTATTCAATAGATAAGATACATGACCTCTCCAAAATCGACAAGTGGTTTTTATACAAAATTAAAAATATAGTTGAAATAGAAAAAGAATTAATCAAGTGCAAGCTTGAAAATCTAGATGCATCTTTATTAAAAGAAGCAAAGCAAAAAGGGTTTTCTGACAAGCAGATTGCAATATTGACAAAATCAGATGAATTGTCTGCAAGAAAATTAAGAAAAAAGCACGGAATAATTCCTTATGTAAAGCAGATAGATACTTTGGCAGCAGAATATCCTGCTAAAACTAATTATTTATATTTGACTTATAATTCCAATGAAGATGATATTGATTTCAATGAGGAAAACCAGGTTATCGTTTTAGGCAGCGGAGCTTACAGGATAGGATCTTCTGTTGAATTTGACTGGTGCTGCGTTAATGCTGTTCTGACATTGAGAAATTTAAAGTACAATACAATCATGATCAATTATAACCCTGAAACTGTAAGCACAGATTATGATATCTGCGATAAGCTGTATTTTGACGAGCTTAGCTTTGAAAGAGTGCTTGATATCTACGAAAAAGAAGCTCCGCTTGGCGTAATAATATCAATGGGCGGCCAGATTCCGAATAACCTTGCTTTGAAGTGCCACAATGTTGGCGTTAAAATATTAGGAACATCTCCGATTAGCATAGACAATTCTGAAGACAGGCATAAATTCTCAAAATTGCTTGATGCGCTTTCAATAGACCAGCCGGAATGGAATGAACTTACTTCTTTAACTGATGCAAAGGCATTTGCCAGAAAAGCCAGTTATCCTGTTCTTGTAAGGCCGAGCTATGTTTTAAGCGGAGCTGCAATGAGCGTTGTCTTAAACGAGAATGAGCTTGAAGAATACCTGAAGAAAGCATCAGCTGTGAACAAGGAGCATCCTGTTGTGATAAGCAAGTTCATAACAGATGCAAAGGAAATAGAGATAGATGCTGTTGCTAATAACGGCGAATTATTCTGCTATGCAATTTCAGAGCATGTTGAAAATGCAGGGGTTCATTCTGGCGATGCAACCATTGTTCTTCCTCCGCAAAGGACTTACCTTGAAACAATGAGGAGGATTAAGATAATAACAAGGAAGATTGCAGAATCGCTGAAAATAACAGGGCCATTCAACATACAGTTCATAGCAAAAGACAATGATGTAAAGGTTATAGAATGCAATTTAAGGGCTTCAAGAAGCTTTCCGTTTGTTTCAAAAGTTTTCAAGATAAATTTTATTGATATCGCTACAAAGCTGATGATGGGCAAGAATGTGCCTAAAATAGACAGGTCAGCATTTGACCTTGATTATGTCGGGGTTAAAGCGCCAATGTTCTCATTCACAAGGTTAAAGGGGTCTGATCCTGTGCTGGGTGTAGAGATGGCATCTACCGGTGAAGTTGCCTGCCTTGGCGATGATTTTAATGAGGCGTTTTTAAAAAGCCTCATCTCAGTTGGATTTAAACTTCCGAAGAAAAACATTTTATTGTCAACCGGGCCGATACATGCGAAATCAGAATTGCTGGAAAGCAAAAAGATTCTTGCAAAAATGGGCTTTAATTTTTATGCAACAGAGGGAACAGCTGAGTTTATGAAGTCCAATGGATTGAATGCAGAAGTCCTGCATTGGCCTTTGGAAAAGAAAGAGCCGAATACGCTCAGTTACATAGCTGATGGAAAAATAGACCTTGTTATCAATATACCGAAAAGCATAGAAAAAGAAGAGCTTGACAATGATTATTTAATAAGAAGGAAGGCAGTTGATTTTGATGTTCCTTTGATCACCAATTTGCAGATCGCAAAAAGGCTTGTGGAAGCGATGTCGAGGACAAAGGTTGAGGAGCTGAAGATCAAGGGATGGGATGAATATAATTAA